In Thermococcus sp. 21S7, the following are encoded in one genomic region:
- a CDS encoding D-aminoacyl-tRNA deacylase: MKVVMTTKIDLASMNIMNKLIENFGFAETGKVFDGNPVYGKGDTLILTTNDEMIYYDGLDGAIEEQLGIVPEIIAFASRHSSRQKLPALTVHVTGNWGEGIYGGKDESLAVAQPAAMKLALLKMNELNDLGWTVCYEATHHGPSELDVPSFFIEIGSSEEEWVVDRAGEIIAETIIHVLENYERTKFPVAIGIGGGHYAPKQTKRALETDLAFGHIAPKYTHPLKRELLLKAIERTSGNVDAIYVDWKGSKGETRQMARALAEELGLEFIRD, translated from the coding sequence ATGAAGGTGGTTATGACGACCAAAATCGATCTTGCGTCGATGAACATCATGAACAAGCTCATCGAGAACTTCGGATTTGCGGAGACGGGAAAGGTTTTCGATGGAAATCCGGTGTACGGGAAGGGGGATACCCTAATACTGACAACGAACGACGAGATGATATATTACGACGGTCTCGACGGGGCCATTGAGGAGCAGCTGGGCATTGTACCGGAAATCATAGCCTTCGCCTCCAGGCATTCGAGCAGGCAGAAACTGCCCGCCCTCACGGTTCACGTGACGGGGAACTGGGGCGAGGGGATATACGGCGGGAAGGATGAGAGCCTCGCGGTCGCGCAGCCTGCCGCCATGAAGCTGGCCCTCCTGAAGATGAACGAACTCAACGACCTCGGCTGGACGGTCTGCTACGAGGCAACGCACCACGGCCCGAGCGAGCTCGACGTTCCAAGCTTCTTCATAGAGATAGGCTCAAGCGAGGAGGAATGGGTGGTCGACAGGGCCGGCGAGATAATAGCCGAAACGATAATCCACGTGCTTGAGAACTACGAGAGGACCAAGTTCCCGGTTGCCATAGGAATAGGCGGCGGGCACTACGCGCCAAAGCAGACGAAGAGGGCCCTCGAAACCGACCTGGCGTTCGGCCACATAGCCCCCAAGTACACCCACCCGCTCAAGAGGGAACTCCTGCTGAAGGCGATAGAGAGAACCTCCGGGAACGTTGACGCCATATACGTTGATTGGAAGGGCAGCAAGGGCGAAACAAGGCAGATGGCTAGGGCACTGGCCGAGGAACTGGGCTTGGAGTTCATACGTGACTGA
- a CDS encoding RNA ligase partner protein, with protein MRFVLDTSIFVNPEIRNRFGDSPTEAMRTFLGYAERLFGKVEFYMPPGIYREVMHFVDEEELLPEVELYIIKKPPNVHDIKIPAFVMYELIDDVRRRIDKGLRVAEKAVRESVIETDNVDKVIQKLRRNYRKALREGIVDSKEDFELILLAKELDATIVSADVGILTWAQKMGIKWIDAANFRDVLEGLVEKLGEKNL; from the coding sequence ATGCGGTTCGTCCTCGACACGAGCATCTTCGTCAACCCCGAGATACGGAACAGGTTCGGCGACTCTCCAACCGAGGCAATGAGGACTTTTCTGGGCTATGCGGAAAGGCTCTTCGGGAAGGTGGAGTTCTACATGCCCCCCGGCATCTACCGGGAGGTTATGCACTTCGTTGATGAGGAGGAGCTCCTTCCCGAGGTCGAGTTGTACATAATCAAAAAGCCCCCCAACGTTCACGACATCAAGATTCCCGCCTTCGTCATGTATGAGCTGATAGACGATGTCAGAAGGAGGATAGACAAAGGACTCCGCGTCGCCGAGAAAGCCGTCCGCGAGAGCGTCATTGAGACTGACAACGTGGACAAGGTAATCCAGAAGCTGCGGAGAAACTATCGAAAGGCACTCCGCGAGGGCATCGTTGACAGCAAGGAGGACTTTGAGCTTATCTTGCTGGCAAAGGAACTCGACGCAACTATAGTTTCCGCCGATGTGGGCATACTCACGTGGGCGCAGAAGATGGGCATCAAATGGATCGACGCGGCCAACTTCAGGGACGTCCTGGAGGGCCTCGTTGAGAAACTGGGAGAGAAAAATTTATAA
- a CDS encoding amidohydrolase translates to MNPLDEALRIKNEIIAWRRDFHMHPELKYEEERTSGIVEEHLREWGYRIKRVGTGIIADIGEGEKTIALRADMDALPVQEENDVPYKSRVPGKMHACGHDAHTAMLLGTAKIISEHIDEFNGRVRLIFQPAEEGGNGAVKMIEGGAIEGVDAVFGLHVWHDLPSGIIGIKEGPFMAGAGIFKARIIGKGGHGASPHQTVDPIPIAAEAILALQTIASRNISPIETGVVSVTAVQAGTAFNVIPEEVKMKGTIRFFKHEIGELIQRRMRGILEGVTKAHGASYELSIEELVPPTVNDKGMAAFARNVAEKYGLRHDDVEPTMGAEDFAFYLQKVPGAFLTLGIYNEEKGITYPHHHPRFDVDEEVLHLGTAMEVALAMEFLR, encoded by the coding sequence ATGAACCCACTCGACGAAGCCCTGAGGATTAAGAACGAGATAATAGCCTGGAGAAGGGACTTCCACATGCACCCGGAGCTCAAGTACGAGGAGGAGAGGACTTCGGGGATTGTGGAGGAGCACCTCCGCGAATGGGGGTACAGAATAAAGCGCGTCGGAACCGGGATAATAGCAGACATCGGAGAAGGGGAGAAGACGATAGCCCTCAGAGCGGACATGGACGCCCTGCCCGTTCAGGAGGAGAACGACGTCCCCTACAAGTCCCGCGTTCCCGGAAAAATGCACGCCTGCGGACACGACGCACACACGGCCATGCTCCTCGGAACTGCAAAGATAATCTCGGAGCACATCGATGAGTTCAACGGCAGGGTGAGGCTAATCTTTCAGCCGGCGGAGGAAGGCGGCAACGGAGCGGTGAAGATGATCGAAGGTGGCGCCATTGAGGGCGTGGATGCGGTGTTCGGCCTCCACGTCTGGCACGACCTCCCGAGCGGAATCATCGGCATAAAGGAAGGGCCGTTCATGGCCGGTGCGGGCATATTCAAGGCACGGATAATCGGGAAGGGAGGCCACGGGGCATCGCCGCACCAGACCGTTGACCCCATCCCGATAGCGGCGGAGGCAATACTCGCACTCCAGACCATAGCCAGCAGAAACATCTCCCCGATTGAGACTGGAGTTGTAAGCGTCACTGCCGTACAGGCGGGAACGGCCTTCAACGTGATTCCAGAGGAAGTCAAGATGAAGGGGACGATACGGTTCTTCAAGCACGAGATAGGCGAGCTGATTCAGAGGCGCATGAGGGGGATACTCGAAGGCGTAACGAAGGCGCACGGGGCTTCCTACGAGCTGTCAATAGAGGAGCTCGTCCCGCCGACCGTTAACGATAAGGGTATGGCGGCTTTTGCCAGAAATGTGGCCGAAAAGTACGGCCTGAGGCATGACGATGTTGAGCCGACCATGGGCGCCGAGGACTTCGCATTCTACCTCCAGAAGGTTCCCGGAGCGTTCCTGACGCTCGGAATATACAACGAGGAAAAGGGGATAACCTACCCGCACCACCATCCCAGGTTCGACGTTGACGAGGAGGTTCTCCATCTCGGAACGGCGATGGAAGTTGCCCTGGCCATGGAGTTCCTCAGGTGA
- a CDS encoding GNAT family N-acetyltransferase, translating into MRIRLATLDDVGGIVKLHTAGEEPAGDLYRRYSMGGPWMSAETLAIHINNLLLDNQLVALAELNGTVVGEVEVLFSEEPIGGNVRRIGHVDVIEVHPDYRGMGIGRLLMEFVEEVAKERKVEMLTVQPDKDAEGFYRKLGFNVELFKGTTLWVPAKGRGTVELLEFGWKDVKNLELVAGRFQSSYSMFFSAFKDNIAGIHYTVESGRGGGSYYALKNLPGREGVALLLWGRIEDLKAVLGRTKVLGFERVLTLLPGSVESFGAEKVGEIKILAKELT; encoded by the coding sequence ATGAGGATCCGTTTGGCGACCCTTGACGACGTTGGAGGGATAGTGAAGCTCCACACCGCAGGAGAGGAACCTGCGGGAGACCTCTACCGGCGCTACTCTATGGGCGGGCCCTGGATGAGTGCCGAGACGCTCGCGATTCATATCAACAACCTCCTGCTGGATAACCAGCTTGTTGCCCTCGCCGAGCTAAACGGCACCGTCGTTGGAGAGGTTGAGGTTCTGTTCTCCGAAGAGCCCATTGGTGGAAATGTACGGCGGATAGGGCACGTGGACGTTATTGAAGTTCACCCCGACTACCGGGGCATGGGAATCGGAAGACTTCTGATGGAGTTCGTTGAGGAGGTCGCTAAGGAGCGGAAGGTCGAGATGCTGACCGTCCAGCCGGATAAAGATGCGGAAGGATTTTACAGAAAGCTCGGCTTTAACGTTGAACTCTTCAAGGGAACGACCCTGTGGGTGCCCGCGAAGGGGAGGGGAACCGTGGAGCTCTTGGAATTTGGCTGGAAGGACGTTAAGAACCTCGAACTGGTCGCTGGCCGCTTCCAAAGCTCCTATAGCATGTTCTTCTCGGCCTTTAAGGACAACATCGCCGGGATTCACTATACCGTAGAATCAGGAAGGGGCGGCGGCTCTTACTACGCGCTGAAAAACCTTCCGGGGAGAGAGGGCGTTGCGCTCCTGCTCTGGGGCAGGATTGAGGATTTGAAGGCGGTTCTTGGCAGGACGAAGGTCCTCGGGTTCGAGCGGGTTCTCACACTCCTGCCGGGCAGCGTTGAGAGTTTCGGCGCTGAAAAGGTGGGAGAAATTAAGATACTCGCTAAGGAACTCACCTGA
- a CDS encoding phosphoglycolate phosphatase, whose protein sequence is MRVRAISLDIDGTITYPDRRLSENALRAIRLAESLGLPVMLVTGNSVPFAEAMAIMIGTSGPVVAEDGGALSIKDGRLRKRVYLTKMDEEWILWSEIKRRYPEAVMSFSMPERKAGLVVMRTIPVEAVREIITELGLNLIAVDSGFAIHIKKPWINKGTGIEKACEILGISPGEVAHVGDGENDLDAFRVVGYRVAVGQAPESLKREADYVTKRTYGDGGAEGIVHILKEFGYLGEDDEDPFGDP, encoded by the coding sequence GTGAGGGTGAGGGCAATATCGCTTGACATAGACGGCACTATAACCTATCCCGACAGGCGGCTCAGTGAGAACGCTTTGAGGGCAATACGGCTCGCCGAGAGTCTGGGCCTTCCGGTCATGCTCGTCACCGGCAACTCGGTGCCGTTCGCGGAAGCTATGGCCATAATGATAGGCACCAGCGGGCCGGTTGTCGCGGAGGACGGGGGCGCGCTGTCCATAAAGGACGGACGGCTGAGGAAGAGAGTTTACCTGACGAAGATGGACGAAGAGTGGATTCTCTGGAGCGAGATAAAGAGGCGCTACCCTGAGGCCGTCATGAGCTTCTCGATGCCGGAGAGAAAGGCAGGGCTGGTTGTTATGAGAACCATCCCAGTCGAGGCTGTTCGGGAGATTATAACGGAGCTTGGGCTGAACCTCATTGCCGTGGATTCCGGCTTCGCGATACACATCAAGAAGCCCTGGATCAACAAGGGTACGGGGATTGAAAAGGCCTGTGAGATACTCGGGATAAGTCCCGGTGAAGTTGCCCACGTCGGCGATGGGGAGAACGACCTGGATGCCTTCCGAGTCGTTGGCTACCGCGTTGCCGTTGGCCAGGCTCCGGAGAGCCTGAAAAGGGAAGCCGACTACGTGACGAAAAGAACCTACGGTGATGGGGGAGCTGAGGGCATAGTCCACATCCTTAAAGAGTTCGGCTACCTGGGTGAGGACGATGAGGATCCGTTTGGCGACCCTTGA
- the truD gene encoding tRNA pseudouridine(13) synthase TruD, with translation MDYREFFSQFRYLSKEPGIRGRIKVQPEDFVVIEDPLPSIFEGRKHAIFLLKKRNWDTMSAVKEIAKRAGINYRDIGFAGTKDRHAVTYQYISVPQDAKERVENVQIRDVELRFVSYGRFIKLGHLIGNRFRIIVRDVDEKAFERSREIIRELRGVGGFPNYFGYQRFGERRVTNHLIGKLLLQGDFEGAARLFLGAYEGGMEGDEARKHFWETGDVDRALEEFPNFLRYERTLLYRYKETGNWRRAFLSLPLPIMRIFIHAYQSYLFNLYISRRIEMGIPLNEALVGDIVVQVKGGIPYRDRTYRVTETNIDFVNEKIRRGEAALSGPLFGFAMRKALGLPGRIEGEILGDEGITLETFRKLPKPMAEPGGRRELLIRPLGLTYGYVPGTGMCFRFFLPKGVYATSVLREIMKDH, from the coding sequence ATGGATTACCGCGAGTTTTTTTCCCAGTTCAGGTATCTAAGCAAAGAACCCGGCATCAGGGGCAGGATAAAGGTTCAGCCGGAGGATTTCGTGGTTATCGAGGACCCACTTCCCTCGATTTTCGAGGGCAGGAAGCACGCGATCTTCCTCCTTAAAAAGAGGAACTGGGACACGATGAGCGCGGTGAAGGAGATAGCAAAGCGTGCCGGGATTAACTACAGGGACATCGGCTTTGCCGGAACGAAGGACAGGCACGCGGTGACTTATCAGTACATAAGCGTGCCCCAAGACGCGAAGGAGAGGGTTGAAAACGTTCAAATCAGAGACGTTGAGCTCCGCTTCGTTTCCTACGGCAGGTTTATCAAGCTCGGCCACCTCATTGGAAACCGCTTCAGGATAATCGTGAGAGACGTTGATGAAAAGGCCTTCGAGCGGAGTCGGGAGATAATCCGGGAGCTCCGCGGTGTGGGGGGTTTCCCGAACTACTTCGGCTACCAGCGCTTTGGAGAGCGGCGCGTCACTAACCATCTCATCGGAAAGCTCCTCCTCCAGGGAGACTTCGAGGGTGCCGCGAGGCTGTTCCTCGGAGCGTACGAGGGTGGTATGGAGGGCGACGAAGCCAGGAAACACTTCTGGGAGACGGGCGACGTTGACAGGGCATTAGAGGAGTTCCCGAACTTCCTGCGCTATGAGAGAACGCTCCTCTACCGCTACAAGGAGACGGGGAACTGGAGAAGGGCCTTCCTCTCGCTGCCCCTCCCAATAATGCGCATCTTCATCCACGCCTATCAGAGCTACCTCTTCAACCTCTACATCTCCAGGAGGATTGAGATGGGCATTCCTCTGAACGAGGCCCTCGTCGGCGATATCGTCGTTCAGGTCAAGGGGGGAATTCCCTACCGCGACAGAACGTACCGCGTCACCGAGACGAACATCGATTTTGTGAACGAAAAGATACGGCGCGGCGAGGCCGCCCTCAGCGGCCCGCTCTTCGGCTTTGCGATGAGAAAAGCCCTGGGGCTTCCGGGAAGGATTGAGGGGGAGATTCTCGGGGATGAGGGTATAACGCTTGAGACCTTCAGAAAGCTCCCGAAACCGATGGCCGAACCGGGCGGCAGGAGGGAGCTTCTGATACGGCCCCTGGGCCTCACCTACGGTTACGTCCCTGGAACTGGGATGTGCTTCCGCTTCTTCCTGCCGAAGGGGGTTTACGCAACCAGCGTGCTCAGGGAGATAATGAAGGACCACTGA
- the pth2 gene encoding peptidyl-tRNA hydrolase Pth2, translating to MFRYKQVIVARKDLKLSKGKFAVQVAHGAVTAALKAQKEKPEWFKAWFHEGQKKVVVKAENERELFELKAHAEKLGIPTALIRDAGLTEIPPGTITVLAVGPAPEELVDKVTGHLKLV from the coding sequence ATGTTCAGGTACAAGCAGGTCATAGTTGCGAGGAAGGATTTGAAGCTCAGCAAGGGTAAGTTCGCCGTCCAGGTTGCCCACGGAGCGGTTACCGCTGCGCTGAAGGCCCAGAAGGAGAAACCCGAATGGTTCAAAGCATGGTTCCATGAGGGGCAGAAGAAGGTCGTCGTTAAGGCTGAAAACGAGAGGGAGCTCTTCGAACTGAAGGCCCACGCAGAGAAGCTGGGAATCCCAACGGCGCTCATCAGGGACGCCGGTCTGACGGAGATACCCCCAGGTACGATAACCGTCCTTGCGGTCGGTCCTGCCCCGGAGGAACTTGTCGACAAGGTTACCGGTCATCTGAAGCTGGTGTGA